Proteins from a genomic interval of Thunnus thynnus chromosome 5, fThuThy2.1, whole genome shotgun sequence:
- the LOC137182474 gene encoding aminopeptidase Ey-like has product MGKNCRVSKLCILFVVLALVAVATIVTLWTIALAGGDNGDDVTAPWDRYRLPTALVPESYNITLWPRLSPDPNTGLYIFTGKSTVEFECATETDLILIHSNKLNYTVQENTHIATLIASGGGSAPGIKSSWLQPETQYLVIQLNGNLNQQQKYQLYTEFTGELADDLAGFYRSEYDEDGVRKIVATSQMHPTYARKTFPCFDEPAMKAVFHITLIHPPGTVALSNGMERDIVNTTIDAVTVTQTRFEPTKRMSTYLLAIIISDYTHLSATQGDTLIRIWARRKAIEQGQGDYALNVTGPILDFFQLYYNISYPLSKSDQIALPDFYFGAMENWGLVTYRETNLLYDPVTSSNRNKETTATIIAHELAHMWFGNLVTLRWWNEVWLNEGFASYVSYLGADRAEPKWNVKDLIVLDDVHRVFAVDALASSHPLSSKEDSIILPDQIIEQFDAISYSKGAAVLRMLSDFLSEPVFVQGLNRYLNRFAYSNTVGNDLWENLEMVVKANNVSLPHPVHDIMNRWVLQMGFPVVTIDTVTGEVSQKHFLLDPESNITVESPYNYEWLIPVRWMKSSEVQGDVWWLMEETAVNVEMRSGDLWVLANINVTGYYRVNYDLGNWERLLAQLNAEHQVIPLINRAQLVDDAFNLARAQLVSTTLALRTTSFLSMETEYMPWQSALDNLHYYYLMLDRTEVYQPMQDYMKKLVTPLFLYFKNMTSDWTRVPDRHTDQYNQVNAVRMACKTGVTECQNLTTTWFKQWMDNPQHNLINPNLRSAVYCSAMAAGDEAEWKFGWSQFKNASSASEASKIMSALACTNNTQLLERYLSYTLNSTMIRKQDVSSVITSVASNRVGQSLAWDFVRAQWKYMFTQYGVGSISFASIISGVTARFSTTAELQQLEEFVEEHSAAGFGSATLAVEQALESTRANINWLQQNKREILDWFTSQTGRQMG; this is encoded by the exons GTAAATCCACTGTGGAGTTTGAGTGTGCAACAGAAACAGATCTAATCCTGATCCACTCCAACAAACTCAACTACACTGTGCAGGAGAACACACACATTGCCACGCTCATCGCTTCAG GTGGTGGGTCCGCTCCCGGCATTAAGTCCTCCTGGTTGCAGCCTGAGACGCAGTACCTGGTTATCCAGCTGAATGGTAATTTAAATCAACAACAGAAGTATCAGCTGTACACTGAGTTCACTGGAGAACTAGCTGATGACTTAGCCGGCTTTTATAGGAGTGAATATGATGAGGATGGAGTCAGAAA GATTGTTGCCACCTCTCAGATGCATCCAACATATGCCAGAAAGACCTTTCCTTGTTTTGATGAGCCAGCTATGAAAGCTGTTTTCCACATCACTCTCATCCATCCCCCAGGGACTGTAGCCCTGTCCAACGGCATGGAAAGAG ATATTGTTAACACTACTATTGATGCAGTAACAGTGACACAGACCAGGTTTGAGCCCACCAAGAGAATGTCCACATATCTACTGGCCATCATTATCTCTGACTACACACACCTGAGTGCTACACAAGGAGACACTCTG ATCCGTATCTGGGCTCGCAGGAAGGCGATTGAGCAGGGACAGGGAGACTACGCCCTCAATGTGACTGGACCCATACTGGACTTTTTTCAGCTGTACTACAACATCTCCTACCCTCTGAGCAAGTCAG ATCAAATTGCTCTGCCAGACTTCTATTTTGGGGCGATGGAGAATTGGGGTTTGGTGACATACAGAGAAACCAACCTGCTCTATGACCCTGTGACCTCCTccaacagaaacaaagagaccACTGCCACCATCATTGCTCATGAACTGGCACACATG TGGTTTGGTAACCTGGTGACTCTGAGATGGTGGAACGAGGTCTGGCTGAATGAAGGCTTTGCTTCATATGTGTCTTATCTGGGAGCAGACAGGGCTGAACCTAAATGGAATGTG AAAGACTTGATTGTACTTGATGATGTGCACAGGGTCTTTGCAGTGGATGCCTTGGCCTCCTCTCATCCTTTGTCTTCTAAAGAGGACAGTATAATTTTGCCAGATCAGATCATTGAGCAATTTGACGCCATCTCATACAGCAAG GGTGCAGCAGTGTTGAGGATGTTGTCCGATTTCCTCTCAGAGCCTGTCTTTGTCCAAGGACTCAAT AGATACCTCAACCGCTTTGCCTACAGTAACACAGTAGGGAATGACTTGTGGGAAAATCTAGAAATG GTGGTGAAAGCCAATAATGTATCCCTTCCTCATCCAGTTCATGACATCATGAACCGTTGGGTGCTTCAGATGGGCTTCCCTGTAGTTACCATTGATACTGTCACAGGAGAGGTATCCCAGAAGCACTTTCTGCTGGACCCAGAGTCCAACATCACAGTTGAATCACCTTACAA CTATGAGTGGCTGATTCCTGTTAGGTGGATGAAGTCCAGTGAGGTCCAGGGAGATGTCTGGTGGCTTATGGAAGAGACAG ctgtAAACGTGGAGATGAGGAGTGGTGATTTGTGGGTTCTAGCTAATATCAATGTGACTGGTTATTACCGAGTAAACTATGACCTGGGGAACTGGGAAAGACTCCTCGCTCAGCTTAATGCAGAGCACCAG GTTATACCACTGATAAACAGAGCCCAGCTTGTGGATGATGCTTTCAATCTGGCCAG GGCTCAGCTGGTCTCCACCACTCTTGCTCTGAGGACAACCTCCTTTCTGTCTATGGAGACTGAGTACATGCCCTGGCAGTCTGCTCTGGACAACCTGCACTATTATTATCTCATGCTGGATCGAACTGAAGTCTATCAGCCTATGCAG GACTACATGAAGAAGCTGGTGACTCCACTCTTCCTATATTTTAAGAATATGACATCTGACTGGACCCGTGTTccagacagacacactgaccA GTATAACCAGGTGAATGCTGTCCGTATGGCCTGCAAGACTGGAGTAACAGAATGCCAAAACCTGACCACCACATGGTTCAAACAATGGATGGACAACCCTCAACATAATTT GATCAATCCCAACCTGCGTTCTGCAGTGTACTGCAGTGCCATGGCAGCAGGTGATGAGGCAGAATGGAAGTTTGGCTGGTCCCAGTTTAAGAATGCTTCTTCAGCCAGTGAGGCCAGCAAAATTATGTCTGCACTGGCCTGTACAAACAACACACAACTGCtggaaag GTATCTCTCCTACACCTTAAACTCAACTATGATACGTAAGCAGGACGTCTCCTCAGTCATCACATCTGTCGCCAGCAACAGAGTGGGACAGAGTCTGGCTTGGGACTTTGTCAGGGCACAGTGGAAATACATGTTCACACA ATACGGGGTGGGTTCCATCTCCTTTGCCTCTATTATCAGTGGAGTCACAGCAAGGTTCTCTACAACTGCTGAACTACAACAG CTGGAGGAGTTTGTGGAGGAGCACAGTGCAGCAGGGTTTGGCTCAGCTACTCTGGCTGTGGAGCAGGCGTTAGAGAGCACCAGAGCCAACATCAACTGGCTGCAGCAGAACAAACGTGAGATCCTGGACTGGTTCACCAGCCAGACTGGACGTCAGATGGGCTAA